The Cydia splendana chromosome Z, ilCydSple1.2, whole genome shotgun sequence genome window below encodes:
- the LOC134804311 gene encoding myosin-9 → MAMCYQKHPFEIEPEDRLTTINTKIFEIKKKIQLSEGQRKSHYEENESEKQQNVDLIETLKKEIKLRLQELSAARAVVGADEGQVKKYLSEVCPIANKTSDQIIENLDLKVIEQRKILDLLKYEKRSKKLKLRDLEKEYERLLIATTRRVVKTKGSPTRKHASHLENEIHKVLIQWTEAELVKKKYQSIKQALIDDSVKFESSLTRIEELLEKQKEEIAKLEYVREEAALMRVRATGATAAEAARAQDAEHARAAERAYFAQRFAERRLELEKLEKRIFPPQVRALVRQDSTRSTDNAAMTEEASATAQMEDVFQRLMKLTGVTDAEEVFDRFRAQRETSKRLNYLQATIEEEKLQLESTQTNLLAELEAFKFASVKDKDETQDQITALKEEIKAEEETYSGLESELEDLDNLLLEIKRLLYELCKLLDVIPDPPVPEWTAEARDVHALLGVLRARFEHAGARADDVRARRDVSTMAMPSNPTSGAASVAGISMHSHSTPKEAENAAPSYKELLTKEPVRQPPSDEEEDIPSRCYLKRQAQLIVDTKCRRKGFRTPYPRR, encoded by the exons ATGGCGATGTGCTATCAGAAGCACCCGTTTGAAATAGAGCCGGAGGATCGGCTAAcgacaataaatactaaaatatttgaaataaaaaagaaGATACAACTTTCAG AGGGCCAAAGAAAGTCCCACTACGAAGAGAATGAGTCCGAAAAACAGCAGAACGTCGATCTGATCGAGACCCTCAAGAAGGAGATCAAGCTCCGACTCCAG GAGTTGTCAGCAGCGAGGGCCGTGGTGGGCGCGGACGAAGGACAGGTCAAGAAGTACCTTAGCGAGGTCTGCCCTATAGCCAACAAGACTTCCGACCAG ATCATAGAAAACCTAGACCTCAAGGTCATAGAGCAGCGGAAGATCCTCGACCTTCTAAAATACGAGAAACGAAGCAAGAAGTTAAAGCTCAGAGACTTGGAGAAGGAATACGAGAGGCTTCTGATAGCGACCACCAGGCGGGTCGTTAAAACTAAGGGGAGTCCCACAAGGAAG CATGCCTCTCATTTGGAGAACGAGATACACAAAGTCCTCATTCAGTGGACCGAGGCAGAGTTGGTTAAAAAGAAATATCAATCCATCAA GCAAGCGCTCATCGATGATTCGGTCAAGTTCGAGAGCTCCCTGACCAGGATTGAGGAACTACTCGAGAAACAGAAAGAGGAAATAGCCAAGTTGGAG TACGTCCGTGAGGAAGCAGCACTGATGCGCGTGCGCGCGACGGGCGCGACGGCAgccgaggcggcgcgcgcgcaggaCGCCGAGCACGCGCGCGCCGCCGAGCGCGCGTACTTCGCGCAGCGCTTCGCGGAGCGCCGGCTAGAGCTGGAGAAGCTGGAGAAACGGATATTCCCTCCACAAG TCCGAGCGCTGGTGAGGCAAGATTCGACCAGGTCGACGGACAACGCTGCCATGACCGAAGAGGCTTCGGCCACGGCGCAAATGGAGGACGTATTCCAGAGGCTCATGAAACTCACAG GTGTAACGGACGCAGAAGAGGTGTTCGATCGTTTCCGAGCGCAGAGGGAAACCTCTAAACGTCTCAACTACCTCCAAGCCACCATTGAAGAGGAGAAACTCCAGCTTGAAAGCACACAGACCAACCTGTTGGCTGAGCTGGAAGCCTTCAAGTTTGCTTCCGTCAAGGATAAAGATGA AACGCAAGACCAGATAACCGCTCTGAAAGAAGAAATAAAGGCTGAAGAAGAAACCTACTCTGGTCTTGAAAGCGAGCTGGAAGACCTGGACAACCTGCTGCTTGAGATCAAGAGATTGCTTTACGAGCTATGCAAACTGCTTGAT GTGATCCCCGACCCACCAGTCCCCGAATGGACAGCAGAAGCACGCGACGTGCACGCGCTGCTGGGCGTGCTGCGCGCGCGCTTCGAGCACGCCGGCGCGCGCGCTGACGACGTGCGCGCGCGGCGCGATGTCAGCACCATGGCTATGCCTTCTAAT CCTACTAGCGGAGCGGCGTCCGTGGCCGGCATCAGTATGCACAGCCACAGCACCCCGAAGGAGGCCGAAAACGCGGCTCCAAGTTACAAGGAACTGCTAACTAAGGAGCCTGTTAGGCAACctc CGTCTGATGAAGAAGAAGACATACCATCCCGATGTTATCTGAAGAGGCAAGCGCAGCTCATCGTGGACACCAAGTGCAGAAGGAAAGGCTTCAGGACTCCATATCCAAGGCGTTAA
- the LOC134804021 gene encoding uncharacterized protein LOC134804021 isoform X1, with translation MFCAEKNSYLQLVCAMEPRVINKAVERAMGNKVIDLPCAKFNPLGLMSARPSTYAPHIDITRARLGFGRIGLRLLNRDLHSPDYLVQLQAIHTVLDQVQISENAMFLIKLNVVHRLTELLDNRDPVIREKVCLILTHLAGYHQGRLRLNDCPNLYFRLMWLCLRDRKEIRYAAAYTFRTLSRDRCACEAICKVDDIIENMLKIVKNEYTGIVLIHLKSLKNLFEYDPVVPLKANAFQIMLNLFTNADPRIISEAMECMSQLCKHNVGKLLADQYDLTFFLRPYLTCKEYDVVMSAVGLMCYTTLTKRSKWRAKEVAKELTMNLMHLCHAPMLPLLQLRTIQVLINLCDCPDIRKHIKHFWKRKVQLIMIRTHEEWDGTMETSSMGIETGHNYRTMCIEDIETIKNDYGDNAEVVNVHSYLGRLQEKKEQLLKAIDWTPYS, from the exons ATGTTTTGCGCGGAGAAGAATTCGTATTTGCAGCTGGTCTGTGCCATGGAGCCGAGGGTTATCAACAAGGCGGTTGAGAGAGCTATGGGGAATAAGGTTATAGACTTGCCTTGTG CCAAATTCAACCCGCTCGGCCTGATGTCAGCCAGGCCGTCGACATACGCGCCACATATCGACATAACTCGCGCTCGACTTGGCTTCGGCCGGATAGGCTTGAGGCTGCTCAACAGAGACCTGCACTCGCCGGACTATCTGGTACAGCTGCAGGCGATACATACCGTTTTGGATCAG GTGCAAATATCAGAGAATGCCATGTTCCTCATAAAACTGAACGTGGTCCACCGTCTAACGGAATTGCTGGATAACCGAGACCCGGTGATTCGGGAGAAGGTTTGCCTGATCCTGACGCATCTGGCAGGCTATCACCAGGGCAGGCTACGACTCAACGATTGTCCGAATCTCTATTTTAG ACTAATGTGGCTTTGTCTGAGAGACAGGAAAGAAATAAGATACGCCGCAGCATACACTTTTAGGACGCTCAGCAGAGATCGCTGTGCCTGTGAAGCAATTTGCAAAGTCGACGATATAATCGAAAACATGCTTAAAATCGTCAAAAACGAGTATACAGGAATTGTCTTAATACATTTAAAGAGTTTGAAGAATCTTTTTGAATACGACCCAGTCGTGCCGCTAAAAGCGAACGCGTTTCAAATAATGTTAAACTTATTTACTAATGCTGATCCCAGAATAATTTCAGAGGCAATGGAGTGTATGTCGCAACTTTGTAAGCATAATGTTGGAAAGCTTTTAGCTGACCAGTACGATTTGACATTCTTTTTACGCCCATACCTGACTTGCAAGGAATATGATGTAGTTATGAGCGCTGTTGGATTGATGTGTTACACGACTTTGACGAAGCGTTCGAAATGGCGGGCGAAAGAGGTTGCAAAGGAGTTGACAATGAATTTAATGCATTTATGTCATGCCCCAATGCTTCCTTTGCTCCAGTTGAGAACTATTCAAGTTTTGATAAACCTTTGCGACTGTCCTGATATAAGGAAGCATATTAAACATTTTTGGAAACGTAAAGTTCAATTGATCATGATAAGAACTCACGAAGAGTGGGACGGAACTATGGAAACAAGCAGTATGGGGATAGAGACGGGGCATAATTATAGAACCATGTGTATAGAGGACATTGAGACTATTAAGAATGATTACGGAGATAACGCGGAAGTGGTGAACGTGCATAGTTACTTGGGGAGGTTGCAGGAAAAGAAGGAACAGCTTTTGAAGGCTATCGATTGGACGCCATACTCGTAG
- the LOC134804021 gene encoding uncharacterized protein LOC134804021 isoform X2, with amino-acid sequence MLEIHAMLDQVQISENAMFLIKLNVVHRLTELLDNRDPVIREKVCLILTHLAGYHQGRLRLNDCPNLYFRLMWLCLRDRKEIRYAAAYTFRTLSRDRCACEAICKVDDIIENMLKIVKNEYTGIVLIHLKSLKNLFEYDPVVPLKANAFQIMLNLFTNADPRIISEAMECMSQLCKHNVGKLLADQYDLTFFLRPYLTCKEYDVVMSAVGLMCYTTLTKRSKWRAKEVAKELTMNLMHLCHAPMLPLLQLRTIQVLINLCDCPDIRKHIKHFWKRKVQLIMIRTHEEWDGTMETSSMGIETGHNYRTMCIEDIETIKNDYGDNAEVVNVHSYLGRLQEKKEQLLKAIDWTPYS; translated from the exons ATGCTGGAGATACATGCTATGTTGGATCAG GTGCAAATATCAGAGAATGCCATGTTCCTCATAAAACTGAACGTGGTCCACCGTCTAACGGAATTGCTGGATAACCGAGACCCGGTGATTCGGGAGAAGGTTTGCCTGATCCTGACGCATCTGGCAGGCTATCACCAGGGCAGGCTACGACTCAACGATTGTCCGAATCTCTATTTTAG ACTAATGTGGCTTTGTCTGAGAGACAGGAAAGAAATAAGATACGCCGCAGCATACACTTTTAGGACGCTCAGCAGAGATCGCTGTGCCTGTGAAGCAATTTGCAAAGTCGACGATATAATCGAAAACATGCTTAAAATCGTCAAAAACGAGTATACAGGAATTGTCTTAATACATTTAAAGAGTTTGAAGAATCTTTTTGAATACGACCCAGTCGTGCCGCTAAAAGCGAACGCGTTTCAAATAATGTTAAACTTATTTACTAATGCTGATCCCAGAATAATTTCAGAGGCAATGGAGTGTATGTCGCAACTTTGTAAGCATAATGTTGGAAAGCTTTTAGCTGACCAGTACGATTTGACATTCTTTTTACGCCCATACCTGACTTGCAAGGAATATGATGTAGTTATGAGCGCTGTTGGATTGATGTGTTACACGACTTTGACGAAGCGTTCGAAATGGCGGGCGAAAGAGGTTGCAAAGGAGTTGACAATGAATTTAATGCATTTATGTCATGCCCCAATGCTTCCTTTGCTCCAGTTGAGAACTATTCAAGTTTTGATAAACCTTTGCGACTGTCCTGATATAAGGAAGCATATTAAACATTTTTGGAAACGTAAAGTTCAATTGATCATGATAAGAACTCACGAAGAGTGGGACGGAACTATGGAAACAAGCAGTATGGGGATAGAGACGGGGCATAATTATAGAACCATGTGTATAGAGGACATTGAGACTATTAAGAATGATTACGGAGATAACGCGGAAGTGGTGAACGTGCATAGTTACTTGGGGAGGTTGCAGGAAAAGAAGGAACAGCTTTTGAAGGCTATCGATTGGACGCCATACTCGTAG